In the genome of Streptomyces collinus, one region contains:
- the carA gene encoding glutamine-hydrolyzing carbamoyl-phosphate synthase small subunit, producing MTTSTRGAAKTPAVLVLEDGRIFRGRAYGAVGETFGEAVFSTGMTGYQETLTDPSYHRQVVVMTAPHVGNTGVNDEDMESKRIWVSGYVVRDPARVPSSWRSRRTLDAELDAQGVVGISGIDTRALTRHLRERGAMRVGIFSGGAVQDDAALLARVQEAPQMKGANLSAEVATTEPYVVPAIGEKKFTVAAVDLGIKGMTPHRMAERGIEVHVLPATATVEDVYAVNPDGVFFSNGPGDPATADHPVSVMRGVLERGTPLFGICFGNQILGRALGFGTFKLKYGHRGINQPVQDRTTGKVEVTAHNHGFAVDAPLDQVSETPFGRAEVSHVCLNDNVVEGLQLLDRPAFSVQYHPEAAAGPHDAAYLFDRFVSLMEGQRA from the coding sequence ATGACCACCTCCACCAGGGGAGCCGCCAAAACTCCCGCCGTACTCGTCCTGGAGGACGGCCGGATCTTTCGCGGCCGTGCTTACGGGGCCGTGGGGGAGACCTTCGGCGAAGCGGTGTTCTCCACCGGCATGACCGGCTACCAGGAGACCCTCACCGACCCCTCGTACCACCGCCAGGTCGTGGTGATGACCGCGCCGCACGTCGGCAACACCGGCGTGAACGACGAGGACATGGAGTCGAAGAGGATCTGGGTCTCCGGCTACGTCGTGCGCGACCCCGCGCGCGTGCCGTCCAGCTGGCGCTCCCGGCGCACGCTGGACGCAGAGCTGGACGCCCAGGGCGTCGTCGGCATCAGCGGCATCGACACCCGCGCCCTCACCCGCCACCTGCGCGAGCGGGGCGCCATGCGCGTCGGCATCTTCAGCGGCGGCGCCGTCCAGGACGACGCCGCGCTGCTGGCCCGCGTCCAGGAAGCCCCCCAGATGAAGGGCGCGAACCTCTCCGCTGAGGTCGCCACCACCGAGCCCTACGTCGTCCCGGCCATCGGCGAGAAGAAGTTCACCGTCGCCGCCGTCGACCTCGGCATCAAGGGCATGACCCCCCACCGCATGGCCGAGCGCGGCATCGAGGTGCACGTACTCCCGGCGACCGCGACCGTCGAGGACGTGTACGCGGTCAACCCGGACGGCGTGTTCTTCTCCAACGGCCCGGGCGACCCGGCCACCGCAGACCACCCCGTCTCCGTGATGCGGGGCGTCCTGGAGCGCGGCACCCCGCTCTTCGGTATCTGCTTCGGCAACCAGATCCTGGGCCGCGCGCTCGGCTTCGGCACCTTCAAGCTGAAGTACGGCCACCGCGGCATCAACCAGCCGGTGCAGGACCGCACGACCGGCAAGGTCGAGGTCACCGCGCACAACCACGGCTTCGCCGTCGACGCCCCGCTCGACCAGGTCTCCGAGACCCCGTTCGGCCGCGCCGAGGTGTCCCACGTCTGCCTGAACGACAACGTGGTGGAGGGGCTCCAGCTCCTCGACCGCCCCGCCTTCAGCGTCCAGTACCACCCCGAAGCGGCAGCCGGCCCGCACGACGCCGCCTACCTGTTCGACCGCTTCGTATCCCTGATGGAGGGCCAGCGTGCCTAA
- a CDS encoding PH-like domain-containing protein: MTPVLLLAAEKESAQVTDWAARIGWVVGLALFVALVYWLMREGWKWRGTLQGDLPELPAAPDDRGPEKLSLSGRYHGSTTAGQWLDRIVARGLGTRSRAELTLTDAGLDVVRPGASDFFVPVAQLREARLDKGIAGKVLTEGGLLIVTWEHGDRLIDSGFRSDHAAEHNEWVVAINSMIETNTREGAER, encoded by the coding sequence GTGACACCTGTACTCCTGCTGGCCGCCGAGAAGGAATCGGCGCAAGTGACCGACTGGGCCGCCCGCATCGGCTGGGTCGTCGGCCTCGCCCTGTTCGTCGCGCTCGTCTACTGGCTGATGCGCGAGGGCTGGAAGTGGCGCGGCACCCTCCAGGGCGACCTGCCCGAGCTGCCCGCCGCCCCGGACGACCGGGGCCCCGAGAAGCTGAGCCTGAGCGGCCGCTACCACGGCTCCACCACCGCCGGTCAGTGGCTCGACCGCATCGTCGCCCGGGGCCTGGGCACCCGCAGCCGGGCCGAGCTCACCCTCACGGACGCCGGCCTCGATGTCGTACGCCCCGGGGCGAGCGACTTCTTCGTCCCGGTCGCACAGCTGCGCGAGGCCCGGCTCGACAAGGGCATCGCCGGGAAGGTCCTCACCGAGGGCGGCCTGCTGATCGTCACCTGGGAGCACGGCGACCGGCTGATCGACTCAGGCTTCCGCTCCGACCACGCGGCCGAGCACAACGAGTGGGTCGTAGCCATCAACTCCATGATCGAAACGAACACCAGGGAAGGCGCCGAACGATGA
- a CDS encoding dihydroorotase: MSKILIRGAKVLGGEPQDVLIDGGTIAQVGSGLAAEGAEVVEAGGKVLLPGLVDLHTHLREPGREDSETVLTGTRAAASGGFTTVFAMANTFPVADTAGVVEQVWRLGKEHGYCDVQPIGAVTVGLEGRKLAELGAMHESAAGVTVFSDDGKCVHDAVIMRRALEYVKAFGGVVAQHAQEPRLTEGAEMNEGIVSAELGLGGWPAVAEESIIARDVLLADHVGSRVHICHLSTAGSVEIVRWAKSRGIAVTAEVTPHHLLLTDELVRTYNPVYKVNPPLRTERDVMALREALADGTIDIVATDHAPHPHEDKDCEWAAAAMGMVGLETALSVVQETMVDTGLLDWAGVADRMSVKPAQIGQATGHGRPVSAGEPANLTLVDTAYRGLVEPAGFASRSRNTPYEGRELPGRVTHTWLRGKATLVDGKLT, encoded by the coding sequence ATGAGCAAGATCCTGATCCGTGGTGCGAAGGTGCTCGGCGGCGAGCCGCAGGACGTGCTGATCGACGGCGGAACCATCGCGCAGGTGGGCAGCGGGCTGGCCGCCGAGGGCGCCGAGGTCGTCGAGGCCGGGGGCAAGGTGCTGCTGCCGGGCCTGGTCGACCTGCACACCCATCTGCGCGAGCCCGGCCGCGAGGACTCCGAGACCGTCCTCACCGGCACGCGCGCCGCCGCCTCCGGCGGCTTCACCACCGTCTTCGCCATGGCCAACACCTTCCCGGTCGCCGACACCGCCGGTGTCGTCGAGCAGGTCTGGCGGCTCGGCAAGGAGCACGGCTACTGCGACGTCCAGCCCATCGGCGCCGTCACCGTCGGCCTGGAGGGCAGGAAGCTCGCCGAGCTGGGCGCCATGCACGAGTCCGCCGCCGGCGTCACCGTCTTCTCCGACGACGGCAAGTGCGTCCACGACGCCGTGATCATGCGCCGCGCCCTGGAGTACGTGAAGGCCTTCGGCGGTGTCGTCGCGCAGCACGCGCAGGAGCCACGGCTCACCGAGGGCGCCGAGATGAACGAGGGGATCGTCTCCGCGGAACTGGGGCTCGGGGGCTGGCCCGCGGTGGCCGAAGAATCGATCATCGCCCGGGATGTCCTGCTCGCCGACCACGTCGGCTCCCGCGTCCACATCTGCCACCTGTCGACCGCCGGCTCCGTCGAGATCGTCCGCTGGGCCAAGTCCCGCGGCATCGCCGTCACCGCCGAGGTCACCCCGCACCACCTCCTCCTCACGGATGAGCTGGTGCGCACCTACAACCCCGTCTACAAGGTCAACCCACCGCTGCGCACCGAGCGCGACGTCATGGCCCTGCGCGAGGCGCTCGCCGACGGCACGATCGACATCGTCGCCACCGACCACGCCCCGCACCCGCACGAGGACAAGGACTGCGAGTGGGCCGCGGCCGCCATGGGCATGGTCGGCCTGGAGACCGCGCTGTCAGTGGTGCAGGAGACCATGGTCGACACGGGTCTGCTGGACTGGGCCGGCGTCGCCGACCGCATGTCCGTCAAGCCCGCGCAGATCGGACAGGCCACGGGCCACGGACGACCCGTCTCGGCAGGTGAGCCCGCCAACCTCACCCTGGTCGACACGGCATACCGTGGGCTCGTGGAACCCGCGGGCTTCGCCTCGCGCAGCCGCAACACCCCCTACGAGGGGCGTGAGCTGCCGGGCCGTGTGACGCACACGTGGCTGCGGGGCAAGGCCACGCTCGTCGACGGGAAGCTCACGTGA
- a CDS encoding aspartate carbamoyltransferase catalytic subunit has protein sequence MQRHLISAADLTRDDAVLILDTAEEMARVADRPIKKLPTLRGRTIVNLFFEDSTRTRISFEAAEKRLSADVINFTAKGSSVSKGESLKDTAQTLEAMGVDAVVIRHGASGAPYRLANSGWIDAAVVNAGDGTHQHPTQALLDAFTMRRRLIGPDAGLGQDLEGKRITLVGDVLHSRVARSNVDLLHTLGAEVTLVAPPTLLPVGIETWPCEVSYDLDSTLSKSDAVMMLRVQRERMNAAFFPTEREYSRRYGLDGDRMARMPEHAIVMHPGPMVRGMEITAEVADSDRCTVVEQVANGVSIRMAVLYLLLGGNEPAVTHPRTEEK, from the coding sequence ATGCAGCGTCATCTCATCTCGGCCGCCGACCTCACCCGCGACGACGCCGTCCTGATCCTCGACACCGCCGAGGAGATGGCCCGGGTCGCCGACCGGCCGATCAAGAAGCTGCCGACCCTGCGCGGCCGCACGATCGTCAACCTCTTCTTCGAGGACTCCACACGGACCCGGATCTCCTTCGAGGCCGCCGAGAAGCGGCTGTCCGCGGACGTCATCAACTTCACCGCCAAGGGCTCCAGCGTCTCCAAGGGCGAGTCCCTGAAGGACACCGCCCAGACCCTGGAGGCCATGGGCGTCGACGCCGTGGTCATCCGGCACGGCGCCTCCGGAGCCCCGTACCGCCTCGCTAACTCCGGCTGGATCGACGCCGCCGTCGTCAACGCCGGCGACGGCACCCACCAGCACCCCACCCAGGCCCTGCTGGACGCCTTCACCATGCGCCGCCGCCTGATCGGCCCGGACGCCGGACTCGGCCAGGACCTCGAAGGCAAGCGCATCACGCTCGTCGGCGACGTCCTGCACAGCCGGGTCGCCCGCTCCAACGTCGACCTGCTGCACACCCTCGGCGCCGAGGTCACCCTCGTCGCCCCGCCGACCCTGCTGCCGGTCGGCATCGAGACCTGGCCCTGCGAGGTCTCCTACGACCTCGACAGCACGCTGTCCAAGTCCGACGCGGTGATGATGCTGCGCGTCCAGCGCGAGCGCATGAACGCCGCGTTCTTCCCGACCGAGCGCGAGTACTCCCGCCGCTACGGCCTCGACGGCGACCGCATGGCGCGGATGCCCGAGCACGCCATCGTGATGCACCCCGGCCCGATGGTCCGCGGCATGGAGATCACCGCCGAGGTCGCCGACTCCGACCGCTGCACCGTCGTCGAGCAGGTCGCAAACGGAGTGTCCATCCGGATGGCCGTCCTGTACCTGCTGCTCGGGGGCAACGAGCCCGCCGTCACCCACCCCCGTACCGAGGAGAAGTAA
- the pyrR gene encoding bifunctional pyr operon transcriptional regulator/uracil phosphoribosyltransferase PyrR: MDTHDTQSDARPVLEGPDIARVLTRIAHEIVERAKGADDVVLLGIPTRGVFLARRIADKLEQITERKVPCGSLDITMYRDDLRMHPPRALARTEIPGDGLDGKLVVLVDDVLFSGRTIRAALDALNDLGRPRAVQLAVLVDRGHRELPIRADYVGKNLPTSLRETVKVQLAEEDGRDTVLLGAKPTPR, translated from the coding sequence ATGGACACGCACGACACGCAGTCCGATGCCCGGCCCGTTCTCGAAGGGCCCGACATCGCGCGGGTGCTGACCCGCATCGCCCACGAGATCGTCGAACGCGCCAAGGGCGCCGACGACGTGGTGCTCCTCGGCATTCCGACCCGGGGCGTCTTCCTCGCCCGGCGGATCGCGGACAAGCTGGAGCAGATCACCGAGCGCAAGGTCCCGTGCGGCTCGCTCGACATCACCATGTACCGCGACGACCTGCGCATGCACCCGCCGCGCGCGCTCGCCCGCACCGAGATCCCCGGTGACGGTCTCGACGGCAAGCTCGTCGTCCTCGTCGACGACGTGCTCTTCTCCGGCCGCACCATCCGCGCCGCCCTCGACGCGCTGAACGACCTCGGGCGCCCGCGCGCGGTGCAGCTCGCCGTCCTCGTCGACCGCGGACACCGCGAACTGCCCATCCGCGCCGACTACGTCGGCAAGAACCTCCCCACGTCGTTGCGGGAGACGGTCAAGGTCCAGCTCGCCGAGGAGGACGGTCGCGACACCGTGCTGCTCGGTGCCAAGCCGACCCCCCGGTAG
- the bldD gene encoding transcriptional regulator BldD — translation MSSEYAKQLGAKLRAIRTQQGLSLHGVEEKSQGRWKAVVVGSYERGDRAVTVQRLAELADFYGVPVQELLPGTTPGGAAEPPPKLVLDLERLATVPAEKAGPLQRYAATIQSQRGDYNGKVLSIRQDDLRTLAVIYDQSPSVLTEQLISWGVLDADARRAVASHEDA, via the coding sequence ATGTCCAGCGAATACGCCAAACAGCTCGGGGCCAAGCTCCGGGCGATCCGCACCCAGCAGGGCCTTTCCCTCCACGGTGTCGAGGAGAAGTCCCAGGGACGCTGGAAGGCGGTCGTGGTCGGTTCGTACGAGCGCGGCGACCGTGCCGTGACCGTACAGCGTCTTGCCGAGCTGGCGGATTTCTACGGCGTTCCGGTGCAGGAACTGCTTCCGGGCACGACCCCGGGCGGGGCCGCGGAGCCGCCGCCGAAGCTGGTCCTGGACCTGGAGCGGCTGGCCACGGTGCCGGCCGAGAAGGCGGGCCCTCTTCAGCGCTACGCGGCCACGATCCAGTCGCAGCGCGGTGACTACAACGGCAAGGTGCTGTCGATCCGCCAGGACGACCTGCGCACACTCGCCGTCATCTACGACCAGTCGCCGTCCGTCCTCACGGAACAGCTGATCAGCTGGGGTGTCCTGGACGCGGACGCGCGCCGCGCGGTGGCGTCCCACGAGGACGCCTGA
- the nusB gene encoding transcription antitermination factor NusB: MAARNTARKRAFQILFEGDQRGVEVLTVLADWVRLSRADTRQPPVSEYTMELVEGYAEHAKRIDELIAQYSVGWTLDRMPVVDRNILRLGAYELIWVDATPDAVVLDEMVQLAKEFSTDESPSFVNGLLGRLKELKPSLRRDEV, encoded by the coding sequence GTGGCTGCCCGCAACACGGCCCGTAAGCGCGCCTTCCAGATCCTCTTCGAGGGGGACCAGCGCGGCGTCGAGGTGCTGACCGTCCTCGCGGACTGGGTCCGGCTCTCCCGGGCGGACACCCGGCAGCCGCCGGTCAGCGAGTACACGATGGAGCTGGTCGAGGGCTACGCGGAGCACGCGAAGCGCATCGACGAGCTGATCGCGCAGTACTCCGTCGGCTGGACGCTGGACCGGATGCCCGTCGTCGACCGCAACATCCTGCGGCTCGGCGCCTACGAGCTGATCTGGGTCGATGCGACGCCGGACGCCGTCGTCCTCGACGAGATGGTGCAGCTGGCGAAGGAGTTCTCCACGGACGAGTCGCCCTCGTTCGTGAACGGCCTGCTCGGCCGGCTCAAGGAGCTCAAGCCCTCGCTCCGCCGCGACGAGGTCTGA
- the efp gene encoding elongation factor P, with translation MASTNDLKNGMVLKLEGGQLWSVVEFQHVKPGKGPAFVRTKLKNVLSGKVVDKTFNAGVKVETATVDKRDMQFSYMDGEYFVFMDMETYDQLHVDRKAVGDAANFLIEGFTATVAQHEGEVLFVELPAAVELVIQETEPGVQGDRSTGGTKPAILETGHQINVPLFITTGEKIKVDTRSSDYLGRVNS, from the coding sequence GTGGCTTCCACGAACGACCTCAAGAACGGCATGGTGCTCAAGCTCGAAGGCGGCCAGCTCTGGTCCGTCGTCGAGTTCCAGCACGTCAAGCCCGGCAAGGGCCCGGCCTTCGTGCGCACCAAGCTCAAGAACGTGCTCTCCGGCAAGGTCGTCGACAAGACCTTCAACGCCGGCGTCAAGGTCGAAACGGCCACCGTCGACAAGCGCGACATGCAGTTCTCCTACATGGACGGCGAGTACTTCGTCTTCATGGACATGGAGACCTACGACCAGCTGCACGTCGACCGCAAGGCCGTCGGCGACGCCGCGAACTTCCTGATCGAGGGCTTCACCGCCACCGTCGCGCAGCACGAGGGCGAGGTGCTCTTCGTCGAGCTGCCGGCCGCCGTCGAGCTCGTCATCCAGGAGACCGAGCCGGGCGTCCAGGGCGACCGCTCCACCGGCGGCACCAAGCCCGCCATCCTGGAGACCGGCCACCAGATCAACGTGCCGCTCTTCATCACCACCGGTGAGAAGATCAAGGTCGACACCCGCAGCAGCGACTACCTCGGCCGGGTGAACAGCTAA
- a CDS encoding aminopeptidase P family protein — translation MSEVYAARRTRLRDHCNAGGSAAALVSRPANVRYLAGAAPHGAVLLLGRTEEQDLLVRAGPTADRPTQERPDEALRVQTLPAAGGGDPAVAAARLAAGQGADSLAVEEHHLTVARHRALGSVAPRLRLTGLGSAVEQLRVVKDEEEISCLRIGAEIADQALGELLESILVGRTERHLALELERRLVDHGADGPAFPTSVATGPNAGRPGHRPSDRRVEEGDFLSVCLGATYRGYRCEIGRTFVIGTAPADWQIELYDLVFAAQRAGRESLVPGAACRDVDRAARQILDSAGYTEGLTVLTGHGVGLEIDEDPQLSPAAMGKLDACVPVTVEPGVHLPGRGGVRIDDTLVVRPEADGGPELLTITTKELLAL, via the coding sequence ATGTCAGAGGTGTACGCGGCCCGCCGGACGCGTCTGAGGGATCACTGCAACGCGGGCGGCAGCGCGGCGGCGCTGGTCTCCCGCCCCGCCAACGTGCGCTATCTCGCGGGCGCCGCCCCGCACGGCGCCGTTCTGCTCCTGGGCAGGACCGAGGAGCAGGACCTCCTGGTCCGTGCCGGGCCCACGGCCGACCGCCCCACGCAGGAGCGTCCCGACGAGGCCCTGCGCGTACAGACCCTGCCCGCAGCCGGCGGTGGTGACCCGGCCGTCGCGGCCGCGCGTCTCGCCGCGGGCCAGGGCGCGGACTCCCTCGCGGTGGAGGAGCACCACCTCACGGTGGCCCGGCACAGGGCCCTCGGCTCGGTCGCCCCCCGGCTGCGGCTCACCGGGCTCGGCAGCGCCGTCGAGCAGCTCAGGGTCGTCAAGGACGAGGAGGAGATCTCCTGTCTGCGCATCGGCGCCGAGATCGCCGACCAGGCCCTCGGCGAGCTCCTGGAGTCGATCCTCGTGGGCCGCACCGAGCGCCACCTCGCCCTGGAACTGGAGCGGCGGCTCGTCGATCACGGGGCGGACGGGCCGGCCTTCCCGACGTCGGTGGCCACCGGGCCGAACGCCGGCCGTCCCGGCCACCGGCCCAGCGACCGCCGGGTCGAGGAGGGCGACTTCCTCTCCGTCTGCCTCGGTGCCACGTACCGCGGCTACCGCTGCGAGATCGGCCGCACCTTCGTCATCGGCACCGCTCCCGCGGACTGGCAGATCGAGCTCTACGACCTGGTCTTCGCGGCCCAGCGGGCCGGGCGTGAGAGCCTGGTACCCGGCGCCGCCTGCCGGGACGTCGACCGCGCCGCACGCCAGATCCTGGACTCCGCGGGGTACACGGAGGGCCTCACGGTCCTGACCGGACACGGCGTGGGGCTCGAAATCGACGAGGACCCTCAATTGAGCCCCGCGGCCATGGGTAAACTGGACGCTTGCGTGCCGGTCACCGTCGAACCGGGGGTCCACCTCCCGGGCCGGGGCGGCGTCCGGATCGATGACACGCTCGTCGTCCGCCCCGAGGCGGACGGCGGACCCGAGCTACTCACCATCACGACCAAGGAGCTGCTCGCCCTGTAG
- a CDS encoding Pro-rich N-terminal domain-containing protein, producing MQHAVGSPLPPPHQPGHGPATGWSPAAQHPVPPNAGAHPGPVPVPPPPPAPGYPAPPPGPGPAATSLPPTPETTGHVPLPPGGPVAMPMAPPAATVPDPAGTTLAVLLIGPAGAGKTSVAKYWADHRRVPTAHISLDDVREWVRSGFADPQSGWNDNSEAQYRLARRTCGFAARNFLANGISCILDDAVFPDRPVVGLGGWKRHVGPGLLPVVLLPGLEIVLERNAERSGNRRLTDDEVARIHGRMAGWYGSGLPIIDNSQLDIPQTAQVLNDVLSRSIASPPQW from the coding sequence ATGCAGCACGCAGTGGGTTCTCCGCTGCCGCCGCCCCATCAGCCGGGGCACGGACCGGCCACCGGCTGGTCGCCGGCCGCACAACACCCGGTCCCGCCGAACGCGGGCGCGCACCCGGGCCCCGTGCCCGTGCCCCCGCCGCCCCCGGCACCGGGATACCCGGCGCCCCCGCCCGGACCGGGACCGGCGGCGACGTCCCTCCCGCCGACGCCGGAGACCACCGGGCACGTGCCGCTTCCGCCGGGCGGCCCGGTCGCCATGCCGATGGCCCCGCCCGCCGCGACCGTTCCCGACCCCGCCGGCACGACGCTCGCGGTGCTGCTCATCGGCCCCGCGGGCGCGGGCAAGACCAGCGTCGCCAAGTACTGGGCGGACCATCGCCGGGTCCCCACGGCCCACATCAGCCTCGACGACGTGCGCGAGTGGGTCCGCTCCGGCTTCGCCGACCCCCAGTCCGGGTGGAACGACAACTCCGAGGCGCAGTACCGCCTGGCCCGCCGCACGTGTGGTTTCGCCGCGCGGAACTTCCTGGCCAACGGCATCTCGTGCATCCTGGACGACGCGGTCTTCCCCGACCGCCCGGTCGTCGGCCTCGGCGGCTGGAAGCGCCACGTCGGGCCGGGCCTGCTGCCGGTCGTCCTCCTGCCGGGCCTGGAGATCGTCCTGGAGCGCAACGCAGAGCGCTCCGGCAACCGCCGCCTCACCGACGACGAGGTGGCCCGCATACACGGCCGCATGGCGGGCTGGTACGGCTCGGGCCTGCCGATCATCGACAACTCCCAGCTCGACATCCCGCAGACGGCCCAGGTCCTGAACGACGTCCTGTCCCGCTCCATCGCCAGCCCACCCCAGTGGTGA
- the aroB gene encoding 3-dehydroquinate synthase, protein MSEAVTRIQVGGTAGTDPYEVLVGRQLLGELGGLIGEKTQRVAIVHPEALAETGDALRADLAEQGYEVVAVQVPNAEEAKTAEVAAYCWKALGQSGFTRTDVIVGVGGGATTDLAGFVAATWLRGVRWIAIPTTVLAMVDAAVGGKTGINTAEGKNLVGAFHPPAGVLCDLAALDSLPVNDYVSGLAEVIKAGFIADPVILDLIESDAEAARTPAGPHTAELIERSIRVKADVVSSDLKESGLREILNYGHTLGHAIEKNERYKWRHGAAVSVGMHFAAELGRLAGRLDDATADRHRTILEAVGLPLHYRHDQWPKLLETMKVDKKSRGNLLRFIVLDGLAKPTVLEGPDPAVLLAAYGEVGQ, encoded by the coding sequence ATGAGCGAGGCAGTCACGCGGATCCAGGTCGGCGGCACCGCGGGGACCGACCCGTACGAGGTCCTCGTGGGCCGGCAGTTGCTGGGTGAACTCGGCGGGCTGATCGGCGAGAAGACCCAGCGAGTCGCGATCGTCCACCCCGAGGCGCTGGCCGAGACCGGCGACGCGCTGCGCGCCGACCTGGCCGAGCAGGGCTACGAAGTGGTCGCCGTCCAGGTGCCCAACGCGGAGGAGGCCAAGACCGCCGAGGTCGCCGCCTACTGCTGGAAGGCGCTGGGCCAGTCCGGCTTCACGCGCACGGACGTCATCGTCGGCGTCGGCGGCGGCGCGACCACGGACCTCGCCGGGTTCGTCGCCGCCACCTGGCTGCGCGGAGTGCGCTGGATCGCCATCCCGACCACCGTGCTCGCCATGGTGGACGCGGCCGTCGGCGGCAAGACCGGCATCAACACGGCCGAGGGCAAGAACCTCGTCGGCGCCTTCCACCCGCCCGCCGGTGTCCTGTGCGACCTGGCCGCGCTGGACTCCCTGCCGGTCAACGACTACGTCTCCGGGCTCGCCGAGGTCATCAAGGCCGGCTTCATCGCCGACCCGGTGATCCTCGACCTCATCGAGTCCGACGCAGAGGCCGCCCGCACCCCGGCCGGCCCGCACACCGCCGAGCTCATCGAGCGCTCCATCCGGGTCAAGGCCGACGTCGTGTCGTCCGACCTGAAGGAGTCGGGCCTGCGCGAGATCCTCAACTACGGCCACACGCTGGGCCACGCCATCGAGAAGAACGAGCGCTACAAGTGGCGCCACGGCGCGGCGGTCTCGGTCGGCATGCACTTCGCCGCCGAACTGGGGCGTCTGGCAGGCCGGCTGGACGACGCGACGGCCGACCGTCACCGCACGATCCTCGAAGCGGTCGGACTGCCCCTGCACTACCGGCACGACCAGTGGCCCAAGCTGCTGGAGACCATGAAGGTCGACAAGAAGTCCCGCGGCAACCTGCTGCGCTTCATCGTCCTCGACGGCCTGGCCAAGCCCACCGTCCTGGAGGGACCCGACCCGGCCGTGCTGCTCGCCGCGTACGGCGAAGTGGGGCAGTAA
- a CDS encoding shikimate kinase, which produces MSGPLVVLVGPMGVGKSTVGQLLADRLGVSYRDTDDDIVAEQGRTIAEIFVDEGESAFRAIEKAAVHRALAEHDGILALGGGAILDAGTRALLAGQRVAYLSMDVEEAVKRTGLNAARPLLAVNPRKQWRELMEARRHLYEEVATAVIATDGRTPEEVTEAALDALELKEA; this is translated from the coding sequence ATGAGCGGCCCGCTGGTCGTCCTGGTCGGCCCGATGGGCGTCGGCAAGTCCACCGTCGGGCAGCTGCTGGCCGATCGGCTCGGCGTCTCCTACCGGGACACCGACGACGACATCGTCGCCGAGCAGGGCAGGACCATCGCCGAGATCTTCGTCGACGAGGGCGAGTCCGCCTTCCGTGCGATCGAGAAGGCGGCGGTGCACCGGGCGCTCGCCGAGCACGATGGCATCCTGGCCCTGGGCGGCGGCGCGATCCTCGACGCCGGCACGCGTGCCCTGCTCGCCGGGCAGCGGGTGGCGTACCTGTCGATGGACGTCGAGGAGGCGGTCAAGCGCACCGGCCTCAACGCGGCCCGGCCGCTGCTCGCGGTCAACCCGCGCAAGCAGTGGCGCGAGCTGATGGAGGCCCGCCGCCACCTGTACGAAGAGGTCGCCACGGCCGTCATCGCCACCGATGGCCGGACCCCCGAAGAGGTCACCGAAGCCGCCCTGGACGCACTGGAGTTGAAGGAAGCATGA